In one window of Stegostoma tigrinum isolate sSteTig4 unplaced genomic scaffold, sSteTig4.hap1 scaffold_49, whole genome shotgun sequence DNA:
- the LOC132208619 gene encoding zinc finger protein 229-like has translation MSKHQRSHTGERLWKCRDCGKGFIYPSQLEMHQRSHTGEKPFICSDCGLGFTQSNNLLKHQQVHSGERPFACSVCGKGFAQTSHLLKHQQIHTGERPFTCSVCGKEFALSSSLLTHQRIHNGDRLFTCFICGKGFVSSTNLLRHQQVHTREKSFTCSVCGKGFTQSSSLLEHQQVHTGKRPFICSECGKGFTRNSKLLVHQRVHTGEKPFTCSECGKGFTHSSNLLTHQRLHTGERPFTCSECGKAFTQTVHLLTHQRIHTGEKPFTCSECGKGFAHSTNLLRHQRVHSGARPFTCSMCGKGFTQSSKLLTHQQVHHNHI, from the coding sequence atgtccaaacaccagcgcagtcacactggggagagactgtggaaatgtagggattgtgggaaaggatttatttacccatcccagctggaaatgcaccaacgcagtcacactggggagaaaccgttcatttgctctgattgtgggctgggattcactcagtcaaacaacctgctgaaacaccaacaagttcacagtggggagagaccgtttgcctgctctgtgtgtgggaaaggatttgcgCAGACATctcacctgctgaaacaccagcaaattcacacaggagagaggccattcacttgctctgtATGTGGGAAAGAATTTGCTttgtcatccagcctgttgacaCATCAGCGAATTCACAATGGGGACAGACTGTTCACCTGCTTTATTTGTGGGAAAGGATTCGTTTcgtcaaccaacctgctgagacaccagcaagttcacaccagagagaaatcattcacctgttctgtgtgtgggaaaggattcactcagtcatcctctCTGCTggaacaccagcaagttcacactgggaaAAGACCATTCATCTGttctgaatgtgggaaaggattcactcgcaATTCCAAACTATTGgtacatcagcgagttcacactggagagaaacctttcacctgttctgagtgtgggaagggatttactcactcatccaacctgctgacacatcagcgacttcatactggagagagaccattcacctgttcGGAGTGTggaaaagcattcactcagacagttcacctgctgacacatcagcgaattcacactggagagaaaccgttcacatgttccgaatgtgggaagggatttgctcactcaaccaacctgctgagacaccagcgagttcactctggggccagaccattcacttgttctatgtgtggaaagggattcactcaatcatccaaactgttaacacaccagcaagttcaccacaaccacatttga